One Pararhizobium sp. IMCC3301 DNA segment encodes these proteins:
- a CDS encoding LysR family transcriptional regulator, giving the protein MNIKSFDMNLLRVLDAQLHEGSTVRAGARIGLTQPAVSAALVQLRLAQRNDLFIRHSQGLEPTDQPGTCDRSSLIYARTPPAFGE; this is encoded by the coding sequence GTGAATATAAAATCCTTCGACATGAATCTGCTGCGCGTCCTCGATGCTCAGTTGCACGAAGGGTCCACGGTCAGGGCCGGCGCACGGATCGGGCTGACGCAACCAGCTGTGTCTGCCGCTCTGGTTCAGCTTCGGCTGGCGCAGCGCAATGACTTGTTCATTCGCCACAGCCAGGGCCTGGAGCCGACCGACCAACCCGGCACATGTGACAGGAGCAGCTTAATTTATGCCCGAACCCCTCCAGCATTTGGCGAGTAG
- a CDS encoding PstS family phosphate ABC transporter substrate-binding protein encodes MLSKFLRLYRQYLQQLHSDNGSTLLKMRLPFLVAGIVSSLIVSASGMAHAETLRIGGTGVALGGMILLGSAFEKQHPGTMVEVLPSLGSSGGIKALLAGAVDLSVASRELKEAEQEKGAQARLYATTPLAVVTSLDTDADAVTTQQLAQMYSGEMTHWPSGQPVRLVLRPVSETDTQILSSLSDAVSQAIVAAHERAGLLKATNDQENAETLERLEGSIGAVALGQIATENRRLKVLILNGVLPEAGGVAPQDATFSKSLYIVKTQNPSNMASQFFEFIFSEEAQSVLAATDHTPAR; translated from the coding sequence TTGTTGTCTAAATTTTTACGCCTGTATCGACAATATCTGCAGCAGTTACATTCAGACAATGGGAGCACCTTGCTCAAAATGCGTTTGCCATTCTTAGTTGCCGGAATTGTTTCATCCCTGATAGTCAGCGCCAGCGGTATGGCTCATGCGGAAACCTTGCGTATAGGTGGAACAGGTGTCGCGCTGGGCGGTATGATTCTGCTTGGCTCTGCCTTTGAAAAACAACATCCGGGCACAATGGTGGAGGTGCTTCCCAGCCTTGGAAGTTCGGGAGGCATCAAAGCCTTGCTCGCCGGCGCCGTTGATCTGTCGGTTGCATCGCGCGAGTTGAAAGAGGCCGAACAAGAAAAGGGGGCTCAGGCAAGACTTTACGCCACAACGCCGCTCGCTGTTGTCACGTCGTTGGACACAGATGCGGATGCGGTGACAACGCAACAACTCGCACAGATGTACTCGGGGGAAATGACTCATTGGCCATCCGGTCAGCCAGTACGATTGGTGCTGCGTCCTGTTTCCGAAACAGACACACAAATTTTGAGCAGCCTGTCTGATGCGGTGTCGCAAGCAATCGTAGCAGCGCATGAAAGAGCGGGCTTGTTGAAAGCCACAAACGATCAGGAAAACGCGGAAACACTCGAACGACTGGAAGGCTCCATCGGCGCCGTAGCTTTGGGCCAGATTGCGACCGAGAACAGACGCCTGAAGGTTCTGATCCTCAATGGCGTCCTGCCAGAAGCTGGTGGTGTTGCCCCTCAGGACGCGACGTTCAGCAAGAGCCTGTACATCGTGAAAACGCAGAACCCGTCAAACATGGCTTCCCAATTTTTCGAATTTATTTTTTCCGAAGAAGCGCAATCCGTCCTGGCCGCCACCGACCATACGCCGGCGCGGTGA
- a CDS encoding bifunctional diguanylate cyclase/phosphodiesterase, with protein MKHPTPKITSPIAPGVVRFSTLMALSIAIFIAIFPPLLHYYYGAKIEKGHTETESQLHARNLSQIIGRNPTMWEFETLRINELIAVNKLPQKIEVRNADAETVTQTGPDNLRAPLVSTSQPLHDAGREVGTLIVTHSVFDVAKTSVLLLLATSIVAFGAFFFLRTFPLTLLRRASERASFLASHDPLTNLPNRSLFNEWLLHSIEDVGRQKTALAVLCIDLDKFKEVNDILGHAAGDELLQQATERMTSSLRSNDVLARIGGDEFAIIQKHVDQPAGSLILAERLIAAVSEPFDLEGNEIIIGASVGISIRTQSDEIDGQAMLRQADMALYGAKRERRGTYRYFQEEMNQALVARREIETGLRTAIQKNELELFYQPQIDLATNSIKSVEALLRWNRTTGGPITPDEFIPIAEECGLIIPIGDWVIRQACRQAKEWPELTFAVNVSPVQFRQGNLVDTVRNALEVEGIDPARLEIEITEGVLLSHTDEAISVLSDLQAMGVKIAMDDFGTGYSSLSYLRRFPFDKIKIDRSFTKDLGSSLEADSIIEAIIAIGASMGMTSNAEGVETIEQANFLRNHGCKEVQGFYFSKPLPSASISELLADREWNKFEGGNSIGFHSQGVRRA; from the coding sequence ATGAAACACCCAACACCGAAGATAACATCGCCGATAGCGCCGGGAGTGGTTCGATTTTCCACGTTGATGGCACTGTCAATTGCAATATTCATCGCGATTTTTCCACCTCTGCTGCACTATTACTACGGTGCAAAAATTGAAAAAGGCCATACCGAAACGGAATCGCAATTGCATGCCAGAAACCTGTCACAGATCATCGGGCGCAACCCGACAATGTGGGAGTTTGAAACCCTTCGCATCAATGAATTGATCGCTGTTAACAAGCTGCCACAAAAAATAGAAGTCAGGAACGCTGACGCTGAAACAGTCACTCAGACAGGTCCCGATAATCTCCGCGCACCGCTTGTATCGACCAGTCAACCGCTGCATGATGCCGGGCGCGAAGTTGGCACACTCATTGTTACGCACAGTGTTTTTGATGTGGCAAAAACTTCAGTGTTGCTGCTGTTGGCGACGTCGATTGTCGCCTTTGGGGCATTTTTCTTCCTGCGGACATTTCCGTTGACCCTTCTCAGGCGTGCAAGCGAACGCGCATCGTTTCTTGCAAGCCACGATCCTCTGACCAATTTGCCCAACCGGTCGCTTTTTAACGAGTGGCTTCTGCATTCCATTGAAGATGTTGGTCGCCAAAAAACCGCTCTTGCTGTTCTTTGCATCGATCTGGATAAATTTAAGGAGGTCAATGATATTCTCGGTCACGCCGCTGGCGATGAGTTATTGCAACAAGCCACAGAGCGAATGACATCTTCTTTGCGTAGCAATGATGTTCTTGCACGTATCGGCGGCGATGAATTTGCAATTATCCAGAAGCACGTCGACCAGCCCGCTGGATCATTAATCCTTGCCGAACGGTTGATCGCAGCAGTCTCCGAACCGTTCGATTTGGAAGGCAATGAAATCATCATTGGTGCCAGCGTCGGCATATCGATACGGACCCAAAGCGACGAAATCGACGGGCAAGCGATGTTGCGCCAGGCAGATATGGCCTTGTACGGAGCCAAAAGGGAAAGGCGAGGTACTTATCGATATTTTCAGGAAGAGATGAATCAAGCTCTGGTCGCTCGTAGAGAGATTGAGACAGGCCTGAGGACGGCAATCCAGAAAAATGAACTCGAACTGTTTTACCAGCCGCAGATAGATCTGGCGACGAATTCGATCAAAAGCGTGGAGGCGCTGCTGAGATGGAACCGCACCACCGGCGGACCGATCACTCCCGACGAATTCATCCCGATAGCAGAAGAGTGTGGTCTTATTATCCCCATCGGCGACTGGGTCATACGTCAAGCGTGCCGTCAGGCCAAGGAATGGCCCGAATTGACCTTCGCGGTGAATGTGTCTCCTGTTCAATTCCGGCAGGGTAATTTGGTTGACACGGTCCGAAACGCGCTTGAGGTTGAGGGTATTGACCCTGCCCGTTTGGAAATTGAAATCACCGAAGGGGTTCTGTTGAGCCACACCGATGAAGCCATATCGGTGCTCTCAGATTTGCAGGCAATGGGCGTGAAGATTGCGATGGATGATTTTGGCACCGGATATTCAAGCCTCAGCTACCTGCGTCGTTTTCCCTTCGACAAGATCAAGATCGACCGATCATTCACAAAAGATTTGGGATCGTCTCTCGAGGCTGACAGCATTATTGAAGCGATCATCGCAATTGGAGCCTCAATGGGAATGACCTCCAATGCCGAAGGTGTGGAAACCATCGAACAAGCGAACTTCTTGCGAAATCATGGCTGCAAGGAAGTCCAGGGTTTCTACTTCAGCAAACCACTGCCCTCGGCGTCTATTTCCGAACTATTAGCCGACCGGGAATGGAACAAATTCGAAGGCGGGAACTCAATAGGGTTCCATTCGCAAGGCGTCAGACGAGCCTAG
- a CDS encoding transposase yields MPRVSLRQKNAQLIFDDLETWLHAQLPKIADKSLSAKAIRHALSWMPKTRACLDNGFLKLDNTSAECAMKPARLV; encoded by the coding sequence GTGCCACGGGTCTCACTACGCCAGAAAAATGCCCAACTGATCTTTGATGATCTGGAAACATGGCTGCACGCGCAGCTGCCCAAAATCGCCGACAAGTCGCTGTCGGCTAAAGCCATCCGTCATGCGCTGAGCTGGATGCCAAAGACCCGGGCTTGTCTCGACAATGGCTTTCTGAAATTGGACAACACCAGTGCGGAATGCGCAATGAAACCTGCTAGGCTCGTCTGA
- a CDS encoding LysR family transcriptional regulator, translated as MNIKSFDMNLLRVLDALLHEGSTVRAGARIGLSQPAVSAALGRLRLALRDELFIRRGQGLEPTDYARTLAIPLREALDRIEYLLSGPEAFDPALSTDTFKLSGSDFFAEMLMPKLADQLSKRAPGIRVQLVDLVPDNYVETLEHYEVDIALIPATPFPDWVAHQPVFSSNFSVVARSANPRIARAGLAPGDVVPIDLFCDLGHVLFSPEGKLTALGDQALARVGRTRQVKMTMPVFSGVYRAVSESDLIALIPEQLASYIAPKAGLQIYRPPMPIDPPLIHMIWHKRSTANPAHKWLRELIAETLLPLNEGHSPLPE; from the coding sequence GTGAATATAAAATCCTTCGACATGAATCTGTTGCGCGTCCTCGATGCTCTGTTGCACGAAGGGTCCACGGTCAGGGCCGGCGCACGGATCGGCCTGTCGCAACCAGCTGTGTCTGCCGCTTTGGGACGGCTTCGGCTGGCACTGCGCGATGAGTTATTCATCCGCCGCGGACAGGGACTGGAGCCAACCGACTATGCCCGCACGCTGGCCATCCCGCTGCGCGAGGCGCTCGACCGGATCGAATATCTGCTATCGGGTCCAGAAGCGTTCGACCCCGCCCTATCCACAGATACGTTCAAACTGTCGGGCAGTGACTTTTTTGCCGAAATGCTGATGCCCAAACTTGCCGATCAACTGTCGAAACGAGCGCCGGGCATTCGGGTGCAACTGGTTGATCTGGTGCCCGACAATTATGTTGAAACACTGGAGCACTATGAGGTCGACATCGCCCTTATACCTGCCACGCCATTCCCCGACTGGGTGGCGCACCAGCCGGTGTTTTCGTCCAACTTTTCTGTCGTTGCACGCAGCGCCAATCCGCGCATTGCCCGCGCTGGGCTGGCGCCGGGGGATGTGGTGCCGATCGATCTTTTCTGCGATCTTGGTCATGTGCTGTTCTCGCCTGAAGGCAAATTGACAGCACTCGGAGATCAGGCCCTTGCCCGGGTTGGCCGCACCCGGCAGGTGAAGATGACCATGCCGGTATTTTCAGGCGTCTACCGCGCCGTCAGCGAATCCGACCTGATCGCTCTCATCCCCGAACAGCTGGCGAGTTACATTGCTCCAAAGGCGGGGTTGCAGATTTACCGGCCGCCAATGCCGATTGATCCGCCTCTGATTCACATGATCTGGCACAAACGCTCGACAGCCAACCCGGCCCATAAATGGCTGCGCGAGCTGATCGCGGAAACCCTGTTGCCGCTTAATGAGGGCCATAGCCCTTTGCCTGAATGA
- a CDS encoding GNAT family N-acetyltransferase: MIVRAPLLAECEALFDLCLRSKAHWGYDDAFLAACREELTVTGAMMQSSAMAVAECDGVVYGLVQLDLTPSEAVLEKIFVVPEAIGTGIGKALFRWAVMAAKDTGAGSFTIDSDPNAVAFYRHMGAVLIGSSPSGSIAGRLLPKLRYVIDLTI, encoded by the coding sequence ATGATTGTTCGCGCGCCGCTTCTGGCGGAATGCGAAGCCCTTTTCGATTTGTGCCTACGCTCCAAAGCTCATTGGGGGTATGATGACGCCTTTCTTGCAGCTTGCCGGGAAGAGCTGACCGTCACCGGGGCGATGATGCAAAGCTCCGCGATGGCGGTGGCTGAATGTGATGGTGTGGTGTACGGGCTGGTCCAGTTGGACCTGACACCGTCCGAGGCGGTTCTGGAAAAAATATTTGTGGTGCCGGAGGCAATTGGCACGGGCATCGGCAAGGCCTTGTTTCGGTGGGCCGTGATGGCGGCGAAAGATACCGGTGCGGGTAGTTTTACCATTGACAGCGACCCAAATGCGGTTGCGTTTTACCGGCATATGGGGGCGGTTCTGATTGGCTCCTCGCCGTCCGGTTCAATAGCGGGACGCCTGTTGCCGAAATTGCGATATGTGATTGATCTGACGATCTGA
- a CDS encoding GNAT family N-acetyltransferase, with protein sequence MADFEIVFSEGDSKGVFSLYAPKDGHDGPVKSGEMTVSKAGETTWIIDHTGVDDAMKGTGAAVALVKRGVELARERGLKIIPLCSYAKVQFQRYSEYQDVLKR encoded by the coding sequence ATGGCTGATTTTGAAATTGTGTTCAGTGAGGGTGACAGTAAAGGAGTTTTCTCACTCTACGCGCCGAAGGACGGCCATGACGGACCAGTGAAATCCGGTGAAATGACCGTCTCCAAAGCCGGTGAAACGACCTGGATCATTGATCATACTGGCGTCGATGATGCGATGAAGGGGACCGGCGCTGCCGTTGCGCTGGTGAAGCGCGGTGTGGAACTGGCGCGCGAACGCGGGCTGAAAATCATTCCTCTCTGCTCCTATGCAAAAGTTCAGTTTCAAAGATACAGCGAATATCAGGATGTACTGAAGAGATGA
- a CDS encoding CCA tRNA nucleotidyltransferase gives MTRCDTHKALFQETFLHEKQLCRLMRALGGGADQVRVVGGAVRNALRGLAVSDLDLACVHPPNEVMKRAAAAGFKTVPTGIDHGTVTVVGNGTKYEVTTLREDIETDGRRAIVRFGTDWQHDMERRDFTMNALSVDRDGVLYDLVAGLDDCLRGRVRFIGTARQRIAEDALRILRFFRFSAHYGEGMPDAEGLAASLNNLQLLDQLSAERIQREIKKLLSAPRPAQLSTVMKAANAVLTQLHLGVEGADFAALAKCDRVDWSLRAVVLWKQQRDRLLQTVRDLKFSKAEIGRLETLFAALEFLEKCGFDDAFQIRLAAYHFGPDVADEVAYLASRPVANCDEQYSAWAKPLKDWQVPLFPVKAADLKQQGLKPGPEMGRCLKALETIWIEGLFVPSRAALLEKMALSMKKESRDG, from the coding sequence TTGTTCCAGGAAACATTTCTGCACGAAAAGCAGCTTTGCAGATTGATGCGGGCGCTGGGTGGCGGAGCGGATCAGGTGCGGGTTGTTGGCGGGGCGGTGCGCAACGCGCTGCGCGGCCTTGCCGTGAGTGATCTGGATCTGGCCTGTGTGCATCCCCCGAATGAGGTGATGAAGCGGGCCGCAGCGGCCGGTTTCAAGACCGTGCCGACCGGGATTGATCATGGGACTGTCACCGTCGTCGGCAATGGCACAAAATATGAAGTCACGACTTTGCGCGAGGACATCGAAACCGATGGCCGCCGCGCCATTGTGCGCTTTGGCACCGACTGGCAGCATGACATGGAGCGCCGGGATTTCACCATGAATGCGCTGAGCGTGGATCGTGACGGCGTGTTGTATGATCTGGTGGCGGGATTGGATGATTGTCTGCGCGGCCGAGTGCGTTTTATTGGAACCGCGCGTCAGCGCATTGCAGAAGATGCCCTGCGGATTTTGCGGTTTTTCCGCTTCTCCGCGCATTATGGAGAAGGCATGCCGGATGCAGAGGGGCTTGCCGCATCGCTGAACAATTTGCAATTGCTGGACCAGTTGTCGGCGGAGCGCATTCAGCGCGAGATCAAAAAACTGCTGTCTGCACCGCGGCCGGCGCAACTCAGCACGGTGATGAAAGCGGCAAATGCTGTGCTGACGCAGCTTCATCTGGGCGTAGAGGGTGCGGATTTTGCTGCTCTGGCAAAGTGTGACCGTGTCGACTGGTCCTTGCGTGCTGTAGTGTTGTGGAAACAGCAGAGGGACCGACTGTTGCAAACTGTCCGGGATTTGAAGTTCTCCAAAGCCGAGATTGGCAGGCTTGAAACCTTATTCGCAGCTCTGGAATTTCTGGAAAAATGCGGCTTTGACGATGCTTTTCAGATCCGGCTTGCGGCCTATCATTTCGGGCCGGATGTGGCCGATGAAGTGGCCTATCTGGCGAGCCGGCCGGTCGCTAATTGTGATGAGCAATATTCGGCCTGGGCAAAGCCGTTGAAAGACTGGCAGGTGCCGTTGTTTCCTGTGAAAGCCGCCGATCTGAAGCAACAGGGCCTGAAGCCCGGCCCAGAAATGGGCCGCTGCCTGAAGGCCCTGGAAACAATCTGGATCGAGGGTCTATTTGTGCCCTCGCGCGCCGCTTTGCTGGAGAAAATGGCGTTATCAATGAAAAAGGAGAGCCGTGATGGCTGA